One window from the genome of Scatophagus argus isolate fScaArg1 chromosome 13, fScaArg1.pri, whole genome shotgun sequence encodes:
- the mfsd8l2 gene encoding major facilitator superfamily domain-containing protein 8 — protein MDNHQKRNLTFLTIGVIFMLSGIEYAVILPTIWRYLQILEAPPYFLGLGLSAFSLSGLLTGPLFGFWSDRSKTTKSIILFSNLFEIAGNFMYFVGYSKWLLLGSRLVAGVGAGAGSSIFGFLTRSTRPEERAGVFAAIMACRQAGLLVGPAFNLFLRLCDFKLGPFVVNKYTSPGIFMCLLWVLLQFVVLAMYWDVPPISSEGGAVMVEMKEEEGGEEEVPLIGSDEEPVHTYSAAVSVDTDQLKTPVMSQMQPVHGASALSNPFKNFSASREFLREEVVVLLTAQFITLFNQTALETMVTPMTQRYFSFGELANSLMYSLCGVEVILGFFFVRWLSRKVADRVVLAIGLVICCTACIWCLIFLCNPGGGYGWELSAFIIGVFLQLLGLPFVAVSQVSLFSKVTAEKTQGFSQGVRRSVGGLATILGPLWAGGLTNNLYIMLGMMLALLIMITVMTALSYDRLTEPRAVQCAQSCDSGG, from the exons ATGGATAATCACCAAAAGAGGAATCTAACTTTTCTTACCATCGGAGTGATATTTATGCTGAGCGGCATTGAGTATG CTGTCATTCTGCCTACAATATGGAGGTATCTCCAGATTTTGGAAGCCCCTCCATACTTCCTGGGTCtgggtctgtctgccttcaGCCTGAGTGGTTTGCTCACAGGCCCGCTTTTTGGGTTCTGGTCAGACCGGAGCAAGACCACAAAGTCCATCATCCTTTTCTCCAATCTATTTGAGATTGCCG GTAACTTCATGTATTTTGTTGGATATTCAAAGTGGCTGTTGTTGGGCAGTCGGCTTGTAGCAG GTGTTGGTGCAGGAGCAGGCTCCTCCATCTTTGGTTTCCTGACTCGGAGCACTCGGCCGGAGGAGCGTGCTGGTGTCTTTGCAGCCATCATGGCCTGCCGACAAGCTGGCCTCCTTGTCG GGCCAGCGTTCAACCTGTTCCTGAGGCTGTGTGATTTCAAACTGGGCCCCTTTGTTGTGAACAAATATACATCTCCTGGG ATCTTCATGTGCCTGTTGTGGGTGCTGCTCCAGTTCGTCGTCCTGGCTATGTATTGGGATGTACCACCCATCAGCTCAGAGGGGGGAGCAGTGATGgtggaaatgaaagaagaggagggtggtgaggaggaggtgccACTAATAGGGTCCGATGAGGAACCGGTGCACACGTACAGTGCTGCAGTCAGTGTTGACACTGACCAACTGAAGACCCCTGTCATGTCTCAGATGCAGCCTGTCCATGGTGCCTCAGCGCTCTCGAACCCCTTCAAAAACTTCAGCGCCAGCAGAG AGTTCCTGAGAGAGGAGGTGGTTGTTCTCCTCACGGCTCAGTTCATCACTCTCTTCAATCAGACAGCACTGGAG ACCATGGTGACTCCTATGACACAGCGCTACTTTAGCTTTGGTGAGCTAGCCAACAGCCTGATGTACAGCCTGTGCGGGGTGGAGGTCATCCTGGGCTTCTTTTTTGTACGCTGGCTGAGCAGGAAGGTGGCGGATCGCGTCGTCCTGGCCATTGGCCTGGTCATCTGCTGCACCGCCTGCATCTGGTGCCTCATCTTCCTTTGCAACCCTGGAG GTGGTTATGGATGGGAGCTGTCGGCCTTCATCATTGgagtgtttctgcagctgctggggCTTCCCTTCGTGGCTGTGTCTCAGGTGTCTCTCTTCTCCAAAGttactgcagagaaaacacaag GATTCAGCCAAGGCGTTAGACGCTCAGTTGGGGGCCTGGCCACCATCTTGGGTCCTTTGTGGGCAGGAGGATTGACCAATAATTTGTACATAATGCTGGGCATGATGCTAGCTCTCCTCATAATGATCACA GTTATGACAGCGCTGTCCTACGACCGCCTGACTGAGCCCAGGGCAGTGCAGTGTGCTCAGAGCTGTGACAGCGGAGGGTAG